A window of Staphylococcus lloydii genomic DNA:
AACAAAACGTAAAAATAAAACATCTACGACTTGGCAATACGATGTGAAAGACTCTAGTTTTAAGTCAGGTAAAAAACGTAAATCAGGATTTAAAACGAAAGCAGAAGCAATTAATGCAGCACAACAACTTATTAGAGATTTGGAAGATGGTAACAAGATTGAAGATAATAAAACATTCGAAGCATATTACAAAGACTGGCTAGAGATAAAAAATAAAAAACATGTCGCATCACAGCAATACTATTGGTATGAACGGTCATTAAAACTTTTTAATGAATGGTTTGGTAAGAGTTACTTAATTGGCAACATTAAACGTACTGATTACCAAAAATTTTTAAATGATTTTGGTCAGGGACGCACAGATGAAACTGTTCGTAAAGTAAATGGTTGTTTATCTCCCTGCCTTAGAGATGCAGTATATGACGGTTATATAAAAAAAGACCCTACTTATCAAATTGATATTAAAGGGACTAAAAAAGCTAAACAGGAATCCACAAAGTATATAACTATAGAAAGTTATCTTAAATTAATTGAGTATTTTAAATCTAGAGAAGAGCAAAGTTATATTTTTCTTTATATTTTAGGAATTACAGGAGCAAGATATAGTGATGCTATTAATATGACAAGCGTTGATTTGAACAGTAAAGAAGGAATTATACATTTAAGAGGAACAAAAACAAGTAACGCTGATCGCTTTGTGGAAGTTACAACAAAAGATGTTTTATTAATTAAATCTAAACTGGCCAATTTACCACAACGTGTTAATGGCAAATTATTTAAATTAAGTCACAACGCTGTAAAAAAATCATTTGATTTCGCAAAAAAACAAATAGGATTAAAAGATAATTCTATTACTCCATACGTATTAAGACACACTCACACATCATACTTACTTTCTAAAGGAATTCCCATTGAATATATTAGTAAGCGTTTAGGGCATTCTAGTATATCAATTACATTAGACACGTACTCACACTTGTTAGAAGAACAAAAAAAAGAGCAAGGTCAACGTGTAAGAGAATTATTCTCTTGACACATATTTGACACTTGCTACCTTAAAAGCCTTGTATATAAAGGCTTGCATATGGAGACGGCGGGATTCGAACCCGCGTCCAGAGGTCCTGATACAAATCTTTCTACGTGCGTAGTCTATCGTTAAGTTTCGCATAATGAGAGGTGATAGACGACCAACATTATGCTAGTTTGATTAATCTCTTCTAGGCAGACTTCAAACTGCAGTGCCTAGCGTATCCTACTACAGTTGAATCGCGTTAACAGTGCATAGGAAACACTGTTAGGCGATGCAGAGTGCTATTACGCAGCTACTGCTAAATTATTGTTTGATTTGCCAGTTATTATAAACTGAGTGTGTTGTTGCGGAGACAACCCTCCGACACGCTTAATTAGCTCGGGGGACCCCTGTCGAATCCAAAAACGTCCCCTTAATAGGAAATAATGTACTTTCTGTCGATAAATTGCATCTAATCTTTTTCAGAAAGCACATTTAATAATATCAAACAATCGCTTGTAGCGCAACAAATCCGCTTAATAACGGGCTTTCATTTCTCTATCTATATCACGTTTCACTGCTTTTTCTTTTAAAGCTTGACGCTTATCATATTTTTTCTTACCACGTGCTATACCTAATAAGACTTTGCAGTTACCATGTTTTAAATAGAGTTTCAAAGGAACGATAGAGTACCCGACTTCTCTCGTTCTATCTCCTAGCTTAGCAATCTCACGTTTGTGTAATAATAACTTACGTGAACGTCTAGGATCATGATTAAATCGGTTACCCTCTTCATATGGCGCGATATGCATGTTTTGCAAGTATATCTCGCCACGTTTCACTTGTGCATAACTATCCTTCAAGTTGGCACTGCCACGTCGGATAGACTTAATTTCAGTTCCTTGTAACACAATGCCCGCTTCAATCGTATCTTCAATATTAAAATCATGTCTTGCTTTACGATTTTCAGCTAATGTACCTGGTGATTTTTTCTTTGGCATTGAGTTTCACCTCTTTGTTGATTTATTTTTTCTTTTTACGTGCGTGTTTCTTTACCTTTTTGTCTTTGTAAAAAGGTTTGTGTTTCGTATTTCCATTGCTTTGGTTATCACGTTGACGTTGATTTTTACCTTTACGTTGTTTTTTCTTTTTG
This region includes:
- a CDS encoding tyrosine-type recombinase/integrase, which encodes MASFTVTKRKNKTSTTWQYDVKDSSFKSGKKRKSGFKTKAEAINAAQQLIRDLEDGNKIEDNKTFEAYYKDWLEIKNKKHVASQQYYWYERSLKLFNEWFGKSYLIGNIKRTDYQKFLNDFGQGRTDETVRKVNGCLSPCLRDAVYDGYIKKDPTYQIDIKGTKKAKQESTKYITIESYLKLIEYFKSREEQSYIFLYILGITGARYSDAINMTSVDLNSKEGIIHLRGTKTSNADRFVEVTTKDVLLIKSKLANLPQRVNGKLFKLSHNAVKKSFDFAKKQIGLKDNSITPYVLRHTHTSYLLSKGIPIEYISKRLGHSSISITLDTYSHLLEEQKKEQGQRVRELFS
- the smpB gene encoding SsrA-binding protein SmpB: MPKKKSPGTLAENRKARHDFNIEDTIEAGIVLQGTEIKSIRRGSANLKDSYAQVKRGEIYLQNMHIAPYEEGNRFNHDPRRSRKLLLHKREIAKLGDRTREVGYSIVPLKLYLKHGNCKVLLGIARGKKKYDKRQALKEKAVKRDIDREMKARY